The Caldisericia bacterium genome has a window encoding:
- a CDS encoding radical SAM protein has translation MIKIEEVKIKKSLQKSKISEYCINPYFGCLNGCLYCYASFIMQKWHHKEEIWGNFVDVRVNTPENLKKEIKNKDKIDVYISSMTDPYQSIEEKYKLTREILKVFLNEENSLFDKKFKITVQTKRDLILRDIDILKNLKDVTIGFTITIMDEEKRKIFERGASETYKRLKALEVFNKNNIKTYAFFGPILPGISDREDTIYKIVKLIYETGTREILFDKLSYFKFMKRIKEISFNLGLFKEFLKSEDEKYLIELRIKIQNVVKEFKNLHSNILF, from the coding sequence ATGATAAAAATAGAAGAGGTTAAAATTAAAAAATCACTTCAAAAATCAAAAATCTCAGAATATTGCATAAATCCATATTTTGGTTGTCTTAATGGGTGCCTTTATTGCTATGCATCATTTATAATGCAAAAGTGGCATCATAAAGAAGAAATTTGGGGTAATTTTGTTGATGTAAGAGTAAATACTCCGGAAAACTTAAAAAAAGAAATTAAAAATAAAGATAAAATTGATGTTTACATATCTTCTATGACTGATCCATATCAATCTATTGAAGAAAAATATAAATTAACAAGAGAGATTTTAAAAGTTTTTTTAAATGAAGAGAACAGTTTATTTGATAAAAAATTCAAAATAACAGTACAAACAAAAAGAGACCTTATTTTAAGAGATATTGATATTTTAAAAAATTTAAAAGATGTAACTATTGGATTTACAATAACTATTATGGATGAAGAAAAAAGAAAAATATTTGAAAGGGGTGCATCTGAAACATATAAAAGATTAAAAGCGCTTGAGGTTTTTAATAAAAATAACATTAAAACATATGCATTTTTTGGTCCTATTCTCCCTGGAATTTCTGATAGAGAGGATACAATATACAAAATTGTCAAATTAATTTATGAAACAGGAACAAGAGAGATTCTATTTGATAAATTAAGTTATTTCAAATTTATGAAAAGAATAAAAGAAATTTCTTTTAATCTAGGTCTATTTAAAGAATTTTTAAAAAGTGAAGATGAAAAATATTTAATAGAATTAAGAATAAAAATTCAAAATGTAGTAAAAGAGTTTAAAAATCTTCATTCAAATATTCTTTTTTAA
- the pxpB gene encoding 5-oxoprolinase subunit PxpB — MSQVDIRPLGEDGLLIRFEEKINIKTNLKVQNLKNLLLIEKVEGIKELIPSYRSLLVIYDPLKISYFDLKDKILKFSIKKNRFSIKRKKIFVIPAYFGSDICSDLKYIANFHNLNEEKIIKILLKKVYYVYMYGFLPGFIYLGGLPKILHTPRLESPRILVPKGSIGIGGEQLGIYGIKSPGGFRIIGLTYFDLIEINEEIKIKIKEGDFVKFKRISKEDLIKNYRDEIRFI; from the coding sequence ATGAGTCAAGTTGATATAAGACCTCTTGGTGAAGATGGGCTTTTGATAAGATTTGAAGAAAAAATTAATATAAAGACAAATTTAAAAGTTCAAAATTTAAAAAACTTACTATTAATTGAAAAAGTTGAAGGAATTAAGGAATTAATTCCATCATATAGATCTCTACTTGTGATTTATGACCCTTTAAAAATTTCATATTTTGATTTAAAAGATAAAATATTAAAATTTTCTATTAAAAAGAATCGTTTTTCTATTAAAAGAAAGAAAATTTTTGTAATTCCAGCATATTTTGGAAGCGATATATGTAGTGATTTAAAATATATTGCAAACTTTCATAATTTAAATGAAGAAAAAATTATAAAAATTTTATTAAAAAAGGTTTACTATGTCTATATGTATGGATTTTTACCAGGATTTATTTATCTTGGGGGTCTTCCAAAAATTCTTCATACTCCAAGATTAGAATCACCAAGAATATTAGTTCCTAAGGGAAGTATAGGAATTGGAGGCGAGCAACTAGGAATTTATGGAATAAAATCTCCTGGAGGATTTAGAATTATTGGTTTAACATATTTTGATTTAATAGAGATTAATGAGGAGATAAAAATAAAGATAAAAGAGGGTGATTTTGTTAAATTTAAAAGAATATCAAAAGAAGATTTAATTAAAAATTATAGAGATGAGATAAGATTTATATGA
- a CDS encoding endonuclease MutS2, which produces MDLYSLNKLEYFKIVEIVKGYAYTSMGREIISNISPSLDFDFIERSLIEVEEAKKFIENEGNLPFSSFEEIDDVLKKAKIRSILNGKELNRLKIDLILFNEIKDEIERRKENYQNLFNLAKDLKKDTRVLYEIERCIDDEGNVKDDASPELKSIRRRIKDLRERIIEKLEDLFSLSVYRNMIAEQIVTIRNGRYVIPIKKEFLNYFPSVVQDTSGSGRTVFVEPQFIVPKNNELIELIGREEEEVKKILTELTIIVYENFEIIEKNMEILGKIDSIFAKAHYALDTKSTKPKIIKEKRIKIINGRHPLLKGYVVPISLEIGRGFRVLIITGPNTGGKTVTLKTIGLFQAMAQSGFHVPSDEYETYIFDNIFADIGEEQSIEQSLSTFSSHMKQIVNILNNATENSLILLDELGAGTDPEEGASLAQSITEYIYNLGSICAIATHYPRLKEYAYKTDGVENCSMGFDIETLKPTYKLFIGVPGESHALTIASSLGLKEEIINKAKELLGEEHITKEFIINKMKNDQTTIERDKEIIEEEKKKIIKEREELELLLQELELKRKEYSILAKKEMQKILEETKRKMEEILETLPRERKEVLEKKKELEKEIEKINEEIEEEEIEKEFVPFEELEEGDLVFIDKFGKQGIILKKDYEEKKAVIQIGTMRVVLPYTEITKKLNGNFEIEKETKEGELILPEREMPPMKIELHGKTVDEALAKLDKYLDSVSLVSYPFIYIYHGVGSGILKRAIHEFLKNHPHVERFTLDPENVGVTIVFLK; this is translated from the coding sequence ATGGATTTATATAGTTTAAATAAACTTGAATATTTTAAAATTGTTGAAATTGTAAAAGGATATGCCTATACATCAATGGGTAGGGAAATTATCTCTAATATTTCCCCTTCTTTAGATTTTGATTTTATTGAGAGAAGTTTGATTGAGGTTGAAGAAGCGAAAAAATTTATTGAAAATGAGGGAAATCTTCCTTTTTCATCTTTTGAAGAAATTGATGATGTTTTAAAAAAAGCAAAGATTAGATCGATTTTAAATGGTAAAGAGTTAAACAGGTTAAAAATAGATTTGATTTTATTTAATGAAATTAAAGATGAGATTGAAAGAAGAAAAGAAAATTACCAAAATTTATTTAATTTAGCAAAAGATTTAAAAAAAGATACAAGAGTTTTATATGAAATAGAAAGATGCATAGATGATGAAGGAAATGTGAAAGATGATGCATCTCCTGAACTTAAATCAATAAGAAGAAGAATAAAAGACCTTAGAGAAAGAATAATTGAAAAACTTGAAGACCTATTTTCTCTTTCAGTTTATAGAAACATGATAGCAGAACAAATAGTAACTATAAGGAATGGAAGATATGTTATTCCAATAAAAAAAGAGTTTTTAAATTATTTTCCATCTGTTGTTCAAGATACATCTGGATCAGGAAGGACAGTTTTTGTTGAACCACAATTTATAGTTCCAAAAAATAATGAACTGATTGAACTAATTGGTAGAGAAGAGGAAGAAGTCAAAAAAATACTTACAGAATTAACAATAATTGTTTATGAAAATTTCGAAATTATTGAAAAAAACATGGAAATTTTAGGAAAAATTGATTCAATTTTTGCAAAAGCTCACTATGCTTTAGATACGAAATCAACAAAACCAAAAATTATAAAAGAGAAAAGAATAAAAATAATAAATGGAAGACATCCTCTTTTAAAAGGATATGTTGTACCAATTTCACTTGAAATTGGAAGAGGTTTTAGAGTTTTAATAATTACAGGACCAAATACAGGCGGAAAGACTGTTACTTTAAAAACAATCGGACTTTTTCAAGCAATGGCTCAATCTGGTTTTCATGTACCATCTGATGAATATGAAACATATATTTTTGATAATATTTTTGCTGATATAGGTGAAGAGCAAAGTATTGAACAAAGTTTATCAACCTTCTCTTCTCATATGAAACAGATAGTAAATATTTTAAATAATGCAACAGAGAACTCCTTGATTCTTCTTGATGAGCTTGGTGCAGGAACTGATCCAGAAGAAGGAGCAAGTTTAGCACAATCAATAACAGAATATATTTACAACTTAGGTTCAATATGTGCTATTGCAACTCATTATCCAAGATTAAAAGAGTATGCATATAAAACTGATGGAGTTGAGAATTGCAGTATGGGTTTTGATATAGAAACTCTAAAACCAACTTATAAGCTTTTTATTGGTGTTCCTGGAGAAAGCCATGCTTTAACAATTGCATCATCTCTTGGTTTAAAAGAAGAGATAATTAACAAAGCAAAAGAACTACTTGGGGAAGAGCATATAACAAAAGAATTTATAATAAACAAAATGAAAAATGATCAAACAACAATTGAAAGGGATAAAGAAATAATTGAGGAAGAAAAAAAGAAAATTATAAAAGAGAGGGAGGAGTTAGAACTTTTACTTCAAGAACTTGAATTAAAAAGAAAAGAATATTCTATTTTAGCAAAAAAGGAGATGCAAAAAATTCTTGAAGAAACAAAAAGAAAAATGGAAGAAATTCTTGAGACCCTTCCAAGAGAAAGAAAAGAAGTTTTGGAAAAGAAAAAAGAATTGGAAAAAGAGATTGAAAAAATAAATGAAGAAATTGAGGAAGAAGAAATTGAAAAAGAGTTTGTGCCTTTTGAAGAATTAGAGGAAGGAGATTTAGTTTTTATAGATAAGTTTGGAAAACAAGGAATTATTTTAAAGAAAGATTATGAAGAGAAAAAAGCGGTCATTCAAATTGGAACTATGAGAGTGGTTTTACCATATACAGAAATCACAAAGAAACTAAATGGGAATTTTGAAATTGAGAAAGAGACAAAAGAGGGTGAATTGATATTACCAGAAAGGGAAATGCCTCCAATGAAGATTGAACTTCATGGTAAAACAGTTGATGAAGCGCTTGCAAAACTTGATAAATATCTTGATAGTGTTTCTCTTGTATCATATCCATTTATATATATCTATCATGGAGTCGGCTCTGGAATTTTAAAAAGAGCAATTCATGAATTTTTAAAAAATCATCCTCATGTTGAAAGATTTACACTCGATCCTGAAAATGTTGGTGTAACAATTGTCTTCCTTAAATAG
- a CDS encoding lysophospholipase translates to MENFFNFKGYKIFYHSNGLGEKGKIFIVHGLGEHIGRYERIEKILVNSGYMVEGIDLIGHGRSSGIRGDIPSFEVLFEIFDEALKFNPKNEVFLLGHSLGGLIGYRYLQEREGFFKKAIISSGIFNLNLDELPKGLVYLAKFLNSLYPKFTMSNRINPEDLSRNEEEVKKYILDPLVHNKISVRLFFEIYKNTKIALQKGTKTPILILFGAYDKVVPPISAKLLYDSIFGDKLIKEYPMKHELFNDPEGDKVIEDILEFLKS, encoded by the coding sequence GTGGAAAATTTTTTTAATTTTAAAGGATACAAAATTTTTTATCACTCAAATGGTTTAGGTGAAAAGGGTAAAATTTTTATTGTTCATGGTCTTGGTGAGCACATTGGGAGGTATGAGAGGATAGAAAAAATTTTAGTAAACTCTGGCTATATGGTTGAAGGAATTGATCTTATAGGTCATGGAAGAAGTTCTGGAATAAGAGGAGACATTCCATCATTTGAAGTACTTTTTGAAATCTTTGATGAGGCATTAAAATTTAATCCAAAAAATGAAGTTTTCCTTTTAGGTCATAGTTTAGGAGGTTTAATTGGATATAGATACCTTCAAGAAAGAGAAGGTTTTTTTAAAAAAGCAATTATCTCTAGTGGAATTTTTAATTTAAATTTAGATGAACTCCCAAAAGGGCTAGTCTATCTTGCAAAATTTTTAAATTCACTTTATCCAAAATTTACAATGTCAAATAGAATAAATCCAGAAGATCTTTCAAGAAATGAAGAAGAAGTTAAAAAATATATACTTGATCCACTCGTTCATAATAAAATTTCAGTAAGACTATTTTTTGAAATTTATAAAAATACAAAAATTGCTCTTCAGAAAGGAACAAAAACTCCTATTTTAATTCTTTTTGGAGCTTATGACAAAGTTGTTCCACCAATTTCTGCTAAACTTCTTTATGATTCTATTTTTGGCGATAAATTAATAAAAGAATATCCAATGAAACATGAACTATTTAATGACCCAGAAGGAGATAAAGTTATAGAGGATATTTTAGAATTTTTAAAATCTTAA
- a CDS encoding LamB/YcsF family protein, which translates to MRKILINIDCGEGFGIYRNEFEEELIKNADLVNIACGFHAGDPDIMRETVKIAKKYNVLVGAHPSYPDLVGFGRRSIKMTPQEIENLVLYQIGALYSILKIEKLCLNHVKPHGALYNDSVKDPKIAEAIGRAVSLFDNNLYLIGLSGSKQVEIWKNMGLKVLNEVYIDRAYNDDGTLVPRSEPHSVISDLKIIEERLINLIKKGEILSINGNSIKLKCETLCLHSDTPHSLEIIKLVRNLLINDIIF; encoded by the coding sequence ATGAGGAAAATTTTAATAAATATTGATTGCGGAGAAGGTTTTGGAATATATAGAAATGAATTTGAAGAAGAGTTAATAAAGAATGCTGATCTTGTTAATATTGCTTGTGGTTTTCATGCAGGAGACCCAGACATTATGAGGGAAACGGTAAAAATTGCTAAAAAATATAATGTTTTAGTTGGTGCTCATCCTTCATATCCAGATTTAGTGGGTTTTGGAAGAAGAAGCATAAAGATGACACCTCAAGAAATTGAAAATCTTGTACTTTATCAAATAGGAGCTCTTTACTCTATTTTAAAAATAGAAAAGTTATGTTTAAATCATGTTAAACCACATGGTGCTTTATATAATGATTCAGTTAAAGATCCAAAAATTGCTGAAGCGATAGGAAGGGCAGTTTCTCTTTTTGACAATAATCTTTATTTAATTGGTCTTTCAGGTTCAAAACAGGTTGAAATTTGGAAAAATATGGGTCTTAAAGTTTTAAATGAAGTTTATATTGATAGAGCATATAATGATGATGGAACTCTTGTTCCAAGAAGTGAACCACACTCTGTTATTTCCGATTTAAAAATAATTGAAGAAAGATTAATAAATTTAATAAAAAAAGGAGAAATTTTATCTATAAATGGGAATTCAATTAAACTCAAATGCGAAACCCTTTGCCTCCACTCCGACACCCCCCACTCTTTAGAAATCATAAAGTTAGTAAGAAATCTTTTAATTAATGATATAATTTTTTAA
- a CDS encoding DUF1667 domain-containing protein, with product MKEITCIICPVGCRILYIEDKITNYKCKKGLKYAIEELENPKRGLTTTLKAIGLSKRRVAVRIDKEIPKEKIFEVLREIKKIKIDKKIRRGEIILENVLNLGVNLVSQETVE from the coding sequence ATGAAAGAGATAACTTGTATAATATGTCCAGTAGGTTGTAGAATTTTATATATTGAAGATAAAATTACAAATTATAAGTGCAAAAAAGGTCTTAAATACGCAATAGAAGAGTTGGAAAATCCAAAAAGAGGTTTAACAACAACACTTAAAGCAATAGGACTTTCAAAAAGAAGAGTTGCTGTTAGAATTGATAAAGAGATACCTAAAGAAAAAATTTTTGAAGTTTTAAGAGAAATAAAAAAAATAAAGATAGATAAAAAAATAAGAAGAGGTGAAATTATTTTAGAAAATGTTTTAAATTTAGGAGTTAATCTTGTCTCACAAGAGACAGTTGAATAA
- a CDS encoding DUF438 domain-containing protein encodes MSEFYTGFNEKKEILKNIIRRIHKGENPEQVKSEFKELLKDVQPEEIAKIEEELIKEGMDRNEILKLCETHLLVFKESLQKKEDFDKNNPINILLKEHELILKMGDELIKILNIINDIKTFKENEEKIKNIIQNFKDSESHYLREENALFPTLEKYGIVEPPKIMWMEHDKIREIKKSLFDIYDNLKETFNENNLQKLKSLSLDLFNFINSHFFKENNILFPTANKLFRKEDFLKIKKDFDEIGYPTFLPDDYKEKLFSIEEKVDIEKEINLPTGSFNLYELEAILNTLPVDLTFVDKNDKVKYFSMTKDRIFVRTKAVIGRSVQNCHPQKSVHIVNKIIEEFKKGTRDSAEFWITINGKLIYIRYFAVRKDGEYLGTIEVTQDITNIKKIEGEKRLLDWE; translated from the coding sequence ATGAGTGAATTTTATACTGGATTTAATGAGAAAAAAGAGATTTTAAAAAATATTATAAGAAGAATACATAAAGGTGAGAATCCGGAACAAGTAAAAAGTGAATTTAAAGAACTCCTTAAAGATGTACAACCTGAAGAGATTGCTAAAATAGAAGAAGAATTGATAAAAGAAGGGATGGATAGAAATGAAATACTAAAACTTTGTGAAACCCATCTTCTTGTCTTTAAAGAGAGTTTACAGAAAAAAGAAGATTTTGACAAAAATAATCCAATTAATATTTTGTTGAAAGAGCATGAATTAATATTAAAAATGGGGGATGAATTAATTAAAATACTTAATATTATTAATGATATAAAGACATTTAAAGAAAATGAAGAAAAAATAAAAAATATCATTCAAAATTTTAAAGATTCAGAATCTCATTATTTAAGAGAAGAGAATGCTCTTTTTCCAACTCTTGAAAAATATGGGATTGTTGAGCCACCAAAAATTATGTGGATGGAACACGATAAAATTAGAGAAATCAAGAAGAGCCTTTTTGATATTTACGATAATTTGAAAGAAACCTTTAATGAAAATAACTTACAAAAATTGAAATCACTATCATTAGATTTATTTAATTTTATTAATTCACACTTCTTTAAAGAGAATAATATTCTATTTCCAACAGCTAATAAATTATTTAGGAAAGAAGATTTTTTGAAAATTAAAAAAGATTTTGACGAAATTGGGTATCCAACATTTCTTCCGGATGATTATAAAGAAAAATTGTTTTCTATAGAAGAGAAAGTGGATATAGAAAAAGAGATTAATCTTCCGACAGGATCATTTAATCTGTATGAACTTGAAGCAATATTAAATACACTTCCAGTTGATTTAACATTTGTTGATAAAAATGATAAAGTTAAATATTTCAGTATGACAAAAGATAGAATTTTTGTAAGGACAAAAGCAGTTATTGGAAGAAGTGTTCAAAATTGTCATCCTCAAAAAAGTGTTCATATTGTAAATAAAATTATTGAAGAGTTTAAAAAGGGAACAAGGGATTCCGCAGAATTTTGGATTACTATAAATGGAAAATTAATTTATATAAGATATTTTGCTGTAAGAAAAGATGGAGAATATTTAGGAACAATTGAGGTTACTCAAGACATAACTAATATCAAAAAGATAGAAGGAGAAAAACGTTTGTTAGATTGGGAATAA
- a CDS encoding DMT family transporter codes for MNKKYIPSLIFLAALWGSDFMFIKIGVSSISPPLFTSLRFLIATITLFIFLKIKKISFKIELNTLLFIFIIALVDVYIPQIFISTGEKYIASGLTSLILSSSPIFTFIFAHIFLKDEKLTLNKILFVILGFLGVFIIFYKEVINSDRLILTGLIFIILASLFYGLGVILLKKISLKYETSLSCFYLVLFGFLISIPYVLTSRDFNINEIKISSVLSLFYVGIVLQSFAYTFFLNSIRRFGASKTSFVGYIVPIFGVIYGVIFLKESININTLIGGSLIILSIYLIEKIK; via the coding sequence ATGAATAAAAAATATATTCCCTCTTTAATTTTTCTTGCAGCACTATGGGGAAGTGATTTTATGTTTATTAAAATTGGTGTTTCTTCTATTTCGCCTCCTCTTTTTACTTCTTTAAGATTTCTTATTGCAACAATAACTCTTTTTATTTTTTTAAAGATTAAAAAAATCTCTTTTAAAATTGAGTTAAATACACTTCTTTTTATTTTTATAATTGCATTAGTTGATGTATATATTCCACAAATTTTTATTTCAACTGGTGAAAAATATATTGCAAGTGGTCTAACTTCTCTTATCTTATCTTCATCCCCTATTTTTACATTCATTTTTGCACATATTTTCTTAAAAGATGAAAAACTGACATTAAATAAAATTTTATTTGTTATACTAGGATTTTTAGGAGTTTTTATTATTTTTTATAAAGAAGTTATTAATAGTGATAGATTGATTTTAACAGGATTAATTTTCATTATTTTAGCATCACTATTTTATGGTCTTGGTGTTATTCTTTTGAAAAAAATCAGTTTAAAATATGAAACTTCTCTCTCTTGTTTTTATTTGGTTCTTTTTGGATTTTTAATCTCAATTCCATATGTTTTAACATCAAGAGATTTTAATATAAATGAAATAAAAATTTCTTCAGTGCTTTCACTTTTTTATGTTGGAATAGTTTTACAATCTTTTGCATATACTTTCTTTTTGAACTCAATTAGAAGATTTGGAGCATCCAAAACTTCTTTTGTTGGTTATATTGTTCCAATTTTTGGCGTAATTTATGGAGTTATTTTTTTAAAAGAGTCAATAAATATTAATACTTTAATTGGAGGTTCTTTAATAATATTATCAATCTATTTAATTGAAAAAATAAAATAA
- a CDS encoding DUF72 domain-containing protein, protein MEIFVGTSGWMYSWNEGGNFDWYVKNSGLNSVELNASFYRFPFENQIKGWVKKGISLRWSIKVHRLITHKFKLNEGAKESFKKFLELFKPMDDIIDFYLFQLPPSFGPENKDTLLNFFKNLEKDKIVVEFRNKKWFNIDLEEFGNKNSILISSIDSPDLQKKIFVINGKIYLRFHGRESWYQYDYGEEELREIADIIKSKKPKLIYTYFNNNHSMLKNAQMFFKILKE, encoded by the coding sequence ATGGAAATTTTTGTTGGAACATCAGGTTGGATGTATTCATGGAATGAAGGTGGTAATTTTGATTGGTATGTAAAAAATAGTGGTTTAAACTCAGTTGAACTTAATGCTTCTTTTTATAGATTTCCATTTGAAAATCAAATTAAAGGTTGGGTTAAAAAGGGAATATCTTTAAGATGGAGTATTAAAGTTCATCGATTAATAACTCACAAGTTTAAATTAAATGAAGGCGCAAAGGAAAGTTTTAAAAAGTTTCTTGAACTTTTTAAACCAATGGATGATATAATCGATTTTTATCTTTTTCAACTCCCTCCTTCATTTGGACCAGAAAACAAAGATACTCTTCTTAATTTTTTTAAAAATTTAGAAAAAGATAAAATTGTTGTTGAATTTAGAAATAAAAAGTGGTTTAATATTGACCTTGAAGAGTTTGGAAATAAAAATTCTATTTTAATTTCATCAATTGACTCACCAGATTTGCAGAAAAAAATATTTGTAATAAATGGAAAAATTTATTTAAGGTTTCATGGAAGAGAATCTTGGTATCAATACGACTATGGTGAAGAAGAACTAAGAGAAATAGCCGATATTATTAAAAGTAAAAAACCGAAATTAATTTATACATATTTTAATAACAATCATTCAATGTTAAAAAATGCTCAAATGTTTTTTAAAATTCTCAAAGAATGA
- a CDS encoding NAD(P)/FAD-dependent oxidoreductase, with protein MVKLNNIDLVIVGGGPAGLFLAKEAKKRGLNVIIFDREERIGGILKQCIHTGFGLEIYKKDLTGPELIEELKEDVLNLNINIFTNSMCIGFENELLYFYSPKGIVEVKSNYYAFALGARERARGSVFIEGDRPSGIFTAGFAQYITNILGLKIGNKIAILGSGDIGLIMARRLTLEGMNVIGVFEIMPFYGGLPRNIRQCIEDFEIPLYLSHTVLKVEGEERLKKIYVSEVDENLKPIGNYKEFEVDTLLLSVGLIPEIDILRRNLIIDKKTLGPVVNQYLLTNIKNTFVIGNSVYIFDLVDRAMISSLSTLNYILKNKNKENPKIKVFGGNLIKNYIPQLIERSDDEIKIYFRVKEPIFNKEVIIREENKLIINKKLKASYPAEIQEILINPNKIEKDEIIIEVL; from the coding sequence ATGGTGAAATTGAATAATATTGATCTGGTAATAGTGGGTGGAGGACCAGCAGGACTTTTTCTTGCAAAAGAAGCAAAAAAGAGAGGTCTTAATGTTATTATTTTTGATAGAGAAGAGAGAATTGGAGGAATACTTAAACAATGTATTCATACTGGATTTGGTTTAGAAATCTACAAAAAAGATTTAACAGGTCCAGAACTGATTGAAGAATTAAAAGAGGATGTTCTTAATCTAAATATTAATATTTTTACAAATTCAATGTGCATAGGTTTTGAAAATGAACTTCTCTATTTTTATTCACCAAAAGGAATAGTTGAAGTTAAATCAAATTACTATGCATTTGCTCTTGGAGCAAGAGAAAGAGCAAGGGGGAGTGTTTTTATTGAAGGAGACAGACCTTCTGGAATTTTTACAGCAGGATTTGCTCAATATATAACAAATATTCTTGGTTTAAAAATTGGTAATAAGATTGCTATACTTGGCTCTGGAGATATAGGATTAATTATGGCAAGAAGATTAACTCTTGAAGGAATGAATGTTATTGGAGTTTTTGAAATTATGCCATTTTATGGGGGATTACCAAGAAATATAAGACAATGTATTGAAGATTTTGAAATTCCACTTTATCTTTCACATACAGTTTTAAAAGTTGAAGGAGAGGAGAGATTAAAAAAAATTTATGTTTCAGAAGTGGATGAAAATTTAAAACCAATAGGAAATTATAAGGAATTTGAAGTTGATACACTTCTACTCTCAGTGGGCTTAATTCCTGAAATTGATATTTTAAGAAGAAATCTTATCATTGATAAAAAAACATTAGGACCTGTTGTAAATCAATATTTATTAACTAATATAAAAAACACATTCGTTATTGGAAACTCAGTCTATATCTTTGATCTTGTTGATAGAGCAATGATTTCTTCTTTGTCTACATTAAATTATATTCTTAAAAATAAAAACAAAGAAAACCCTAAAATAAAGGTTTTTGGAGGAAACTTAATAAAAAATTATATACCTCAACTTATTGAAAGAAGTGATGATGAGATAAAAATTTATTTTAGAGTAAAGGAGCCAATTTTTAATAAAGAGGTTATTATAAGAGAAGAAAATAAATTAATAATAAACAAAAAATTAAAAGCTTCATATCCTGCAGAAATACAAGAAATTTTAATAAATCCAAATAAAATAGAAAAAGATGAGATAATAATTGAGGTGTTATGA
- a CDS encoding biotin-dependent carboxyltransferase family protein has translation MIKVLEEGFYTTIQDLGRRGFLRYGISHSGAMDEFSLRLGNIFLNTSENAPQIEITLKGPTIEFLCDKIICLTGGEIDAYINFEKIECFKPYYVKKGSILKLDYVKKGFRSYLIIQGGVKTDKFLNSASFDKFLNKGVKFKKGDLIQVSDFFDKEVLNRKFQKEFKLEFEKESVKFILGPDNERFEEEELEKFLENYYIVSEKSDRVAIRLDGEPLKLKKDKETIISEGVNLGTIQVPQNGKPIILMKDRPTTGGYPKIGNVIKVDIPILSQKRFGEKIKFKIVSIEEAQKLYFEMEEEIKSFKKSLGIIKKYYIILKDKKFNVKVEEIFDEENFNKY, from the coding sequence ATGATAAAAGTTTTAGAGGAAGGTTTTTACACAACAATTCAAGATTTAGGAAGAAGAGGCTTTTTAAGATATGGAATTTCTCATTCTGGCGCAATGGATGAATTTTCTTTAAGATTAGGGAATATTTTTCTAAATACATCTGAAAATGCTCCTCAAATTGAAATCACTTTAAAAGGTCCAACAATTGAATTTTTGTGTGATAAGATAATTTGTTTAACAGGCGGAGAAATTGATGCATATATAAATTTCGAAAAAATTGAATGTTTTAAACCTTATTATGTAAAAAAGGGTTCAATTTTAAAACTTGATTATGTTAAAAAGGGGTTCAGAAGTTATTTAATAATACAAGGTGGAGTTAAAACAGATAAATTTTTGAATAGTGCCTCATTTGATAAATTCTTAAACAAAGGAGTAAAATTTAAAAAAGGAGATTTAATACAAGTTTCAGATTTCTTTGACAAAGAAGTTTTAAATAGAAAATTTCAAAAAGAATTTAAATTAGAGTTTGAAAAAGAGAGTGTAAAATTTATTTTAGGACCAGATAATGAAAGATTTGAAGAGGAAGAATTAGAAAAATTTTTAGAAAATTATTATATAGTTTCTGAAAAATCAGATAGAGTTGCAATAAGACTTGATGGTGAACCATTAAAGTTAAAAAAGGACAAAGAGACAATAATATCTGAGGGTGTAAATTTAGGAACAATACAAGTACCTCAAAATGGAAAACCAATAATTTTAATGAAAGATAGACCAACAACTGGTGGTTATCCAAAAATAGGAAATGTTATTAAAGTTGATATACCAATTTTGTCACAAAAAAGATTCGGAGAAAAAATTAAATTTAAGATAGTTTCAATTGAGGAGGCTCAAAAATTATATTTTGAAATGGAGGAGGAAATTAAAAGTTTCAAAAAGAGTTTAGGTATAATAAAAAAATATTATATTATTTTAAAAGATAAAAAATTTAATGTAAAGGTTGAGGAGATTTTTGATGAGGAAAATTTTAATAAATATTGA